Proteins encoded in a region of the Cupriavidus pauculus genome:
- the argS gene encoding arginine--tRNA ligase, whose product MLPVQTSILAAAFTDAVRSLAPADAALPAVTFERPKVAAHGDLACNVAMQVARALKSNPRELAQRIVAAVEADPRAQALVEKLEIAGPGFINLRLNAAARAEVLRAVLAEGDRFGAKAEGAHGQVLVEFVSANPTGPLHVGHGRQAALGDALANLLGWQGWAVHREFYYNDAGVQIHTLATSVQARARGLKPGDANWPESAYNGDYIADIAADFLAGKTVSASDGEPVTASGDVEDIESIRKFAVTYLRNEQDIDLQAFGVKFDRYYLESSLYSDGRVEDAVQSLVAKGKTYESEGALWLRTTDDGDDKDRVMKKTDGTYTYFVPDVAYHTTKWERGFHKVINVQGSDHHGTIARVRAGLQGLDMGIPQGYPDYVLHKMVTVMKNGEEVKISKRAGSYVTVRDLIEWSNGGDRTIRGCLEAGVADWPALFTRGRDAVRFFLLSRKADTEFVFDVDLALKQNDENPVYYVQYAHARICSIFEAWGGADWAARLPELAGADLTAVTAADVSPQALALGRRLAEFPDMLAAAAGELAPHAVAFYLRDLAGDFHAFYNADRVLVDDEAVKRARLAMLAATRQVLRNGLAVIGVSAPQRMEREQAL is encoded by the coding sequence ATGCTGCCTGTTCAGACCTCCATTCTTGCCGCCGCGTTCACGGATGCCGTGCGGTCGCTCGCCCCGGCCGATGCGGCCCTGCCCGCCGTCACGTTCGAACGGCCGAAGGTCGCCGCCCACGGCGACCTGGCCTGCAACGTGGCCATGCAGGTCGCGCGGGCGCTCAAGAGCAACCCCCGCGAACTGGCCCAGCGCATCGTCGCCGCCGTGGAGGCCGACCCGCGCGCCCAGGCGCTCGTGGAGAAGCTCGAGATCGCCGGCCCCGGCTTTATCAACCTGCGGCTGAACGCCGCGGCGCGCGCCGAGGTGCTGCGCGCCGTGCTGGCCGAGGGCGACCGTTTCGGCGCCAAGGCCGAGGGTGCCCACGGCCAGGTGCTGGTCGAATTCGTCTCCGCCAACCCGACCGGCCCGCTGCACGTGGGCCATGGCCGCCAGGCCGCGCTCGGCGACGCGCTGGCCAACCTGCTGGGCTGGCAGGGCTGGGCCGTGCACCGCGAGTTCTACTACAACGACGCGGGCGTGCAGATCCACACGCTGGCGACCTCGGTGCAGGCGCGCGCGCGCGGCCTCAAGCCCGGCGACGCCAACTGGCCCGAGTCCGCGTACAACGGCGACTACATCGCCGATATCGCGGCGGACTTCCTGGCGGGCAAGACCGTCAGCGCGTCCGACGGCGAGCCGGTGACGGCATCGGGCGACGTCGAGGATATCGAGTCGATCCGCAAGTTCGCGGTCACGTACCTGCGCAACGAACAGGACATCGACCTGCAGGCTTTCGGCGTCAAGTTCGACCGCTATTACCTCGAGTCGTCGCTCTATAGCGATGGCCGCGTCGAGGACGCGGTGCAGTCGCTCGTCGCGAAGGGCAAGACCTACGAGAGCGAGGGCGCGCTGTGGCTGCGCACCACCGACGACGGCGATGACAAGGATCGCGTGATGAAGAAGACGGACGGCACGTACACGTACTTCGTGCCCGACGTCGCGTATCACACGACCAAGTGGGAGCGCGGCTTCCACAAGGTCATCAACGTGCAGGGCAGCGACCACCACGGCACCATCGCCCGCGTGCGCGCCGGCCTGCAGGGGCTGGACATGGGGATTCCGCAGGGCTATCCCGACTACGTGCTGCACAAGATGGTCACCGTGATGAAGAACGGCGAGGAGGTGAAGATCTCCAAGCGCGCCGGCTCGTACGTGACCGTGCGCGACCTGATCGAATGGAGCAACGGCGGCGACCGCACCATCCGCGGCTGCCTGGAAGCCGGCGTGGCCGACTGGCCCGCGCTGTTCACGCGCGGCCGCGACGCGGTGCGCTTCTTCCTGCTGTCGCGCAAGGCGGATACCGAGTTCGTGTTCGACGTGGACCTCGCGCTGAAGCAGAACGACGAGAACCCGGTGTATTACGTGCAGTACGCCCATGCGCGCATCTGCTCGATCTTCGAGGCATGGGGCGGCGCGGACTGGGCGGCCCGCCTGCCCGAGCTGGCCGGCGCCGACCTGACCGCCGTGACCGCGGCCGACGTCAGCCCGCAGGCGCTCGCGCTGGGCCGCCGCCTGGCCGAGTTCCCGGACATGCTGGCCGCGGCCGCGGGCGAACTGGCACCGCACGCGGTGGCGTTCTACCTGCGCGACCTCGCGGGCGACTTCCACGCGTTCTACAACGCCGACCGCGTGCTCGTGGACGACGAGGCCGTCAAGCGCGCGCGCCTGGCCATGCTGGCCGCCACCCGGCAGGTCCTGCGCAACGGCCTGGCCGTGATCGGCGTTTCCGCGCCGCAACGGATGGAACGCGAACAGGCCCTATAA
- a CDS encoding DUF1840 domain-containing protein produces the protein MLITFKSHAAQDLIMMKDLAITLLGIIGKHLGERGVITTEELPRAIQKLEAAVSDAKKTHPANSSVAEDDEHEEEPLHLGQRAYPFLDMLRLSQKEGADVLWGV, from the coding sequence ATGCTGATCACCTTCAAATCCCACGCGGCGCAGGACCTGATCATGATGAAGGACCTCGCCATCACGCTGCTTGGCATCATCGGCAAGCACCTGGGTGAGCGTGGGGTGATCACGACCGAAGAATTGCCGCGCGCCATCCAGAAGCTGGAAGCCGCGGTATCGGACGCGAAGAAGACCCACCCCGCGAACTCGTCCGTTGCCGAGGACGACGAACACGAAGAAGAGCCGCTGCACCTCGGTCAGCGCGCCTATCCGTTCCTCGACATGCTGCGCCTCTCGCAGAAGGAAGGGGCCGACGTGCTCTGGGGCGTGTAA